The Niallia alba genome includes a window with the following:
- a CDS encoding type B 50S ribosomal protein L31: protein MKKGIHPTYQEVVFMDVNSGFQFLTGSTKQSKEEIVWKDGKSYPLIKVEISSDTHPFYTGRQKFSDRGGRVERFYEKYKNKL from the coding sequence ATGAAAAAAGGAATTCATCCGACTTATCAAGAAGTTGTATTCATGGATGTTAATAGTGGGTTTCAATTTTTAACAGGATCGACTAAACAATCGAAGGAAGAAATTGTCTGGAAAGATGGGAAAAGCTACCCTCTAATAAAAGTTGAAATAAGTTCCGATACCCATCCTTTTTATACAGGACGTCAAAAATTCTCTGATCGAGGCGGTCGAGTAGAGCGGTTTTATGAGAAGTATAAAAATAAGCTCTAA
- a CDS encoding uroporphyrinogen decarboxylase family protein translates to MGTWTKQDRFNALLSGEKADRPIISGWRHFIDKEQNANDLTSSTVNFTKKYNWDWVKINPRATYLAEIWGNEYDFTDYHSVFPRQLTTILPKPSDVWKLEARKVFKSSSLLEQLAACKNIRTELPEIPLTQTIFSPLSVLLFIAGRSAYVYETVFGIDTPVTFESLFVENRSGVHHALHVIVLTIAEYVQELDRVGINGLFYAVTGTANPNLFDEAAFNEFSRPYDLIVLEAAQNGKRILHTCGPNAQPEKFNDYPIEGISWDTKATGNPSLLANVKATVVGGVDHHLFAENHVKTITNETKNALKLMENKPFIVAPNCAIPLNVTEETLYAFRKSITEKEITK, encoded by the coding sequence ATGGGAACTTGGACAAAACAGGATCGATTTAATGCCCTTCTATCCGGTGAAAAAGCAGATCGTCCGATTATAAGTGGATGGAGACACTTTATTGATAAAGAACAAAATGCCAATGATTTAACAAGTTCAACAGTGAACTTTACAAAAAAATACAATTGGGATTGGGTTAAAATTAATCCTAGAGCTACTTATCTTGCAGAAATTTGGGGAAATGAATACGACTTTACAGACTATCATTCTGTCTTTCCGAGACAATTAACTACCATACTACCCAAACCTTCGGATGTATGGAAATTAGAAGCAAGAAAAGTGTTCAAATCTTCTTCTTTACTTGAACAACTAGCAGCTTGCAAAAATATTAGAACTGAATTACCTGAAATACCCTTAACACAGACTATTTTTTCTCCGCTATCTGTATTACTTTTTATTGCAGGTAGGTCTGCATATGTATATGAAACAGTATTTGGTATAGATACTCCTGTTACATTTGAAAGCTTATTTGTAGAGAACCGTTCTGGTGTACATCATGCTTTGCATGTTATCGTGCTAACTATCGCTGAGTATGTTCAAGAATTAGATAGAGTAGGAATAAACGGTCTTTTTTATGCAGTAACAGGCACAGCTAATCCTAATTTATTTGATGAAGCTGCCTTTAATGAATTCTCTAGACCATATGATTTAATCGTTTTAGAAGCTGCCCAAAATGGAAAAAGAATTTTACATACTTGCGGACCTAATGCGCAGCCTGAAAAATTCAATGATTACCCTATAGAAGGGATAAGTTGGGATACAAAAGCCACAGGGAATCCAAGTTTATTAGCAAATGTAAAAGCAACCGTGGTTGGTGGTGTGGATCATCATTTATTTGCAGAGAATCATGTTAAAACAATCACAAACGAGACGAAGAATGCTCTTAAGTTGATGGAAAATAAACCATTTATTGTTGCTCCTAATTGTGCCATTCCACTTAACGTTACGGAAGAAACATTGTATGCATTTAGAAAATCCATTACAGAAAAGGAGATCACAAAATGA
- a CDS encoding GTP-binding protein, protein MRKIPVTVLSGYLGAGKTTLLNHILHNRNGLKVAVIVNDMSEVNIDSELVQTKGGFSRTEEKLVEMSNGCICCTLREDLLVEVERLATEGDIDYILIESSGISEPIPVAQTFSYIDEEMGIDLTKFCKLDTMVTVVDANRFWHDYESGDSLLDRKEAVGADDDRNVADLLIDQIEFCDVLILNKCDLVAADDLDKLEQVIRTLQPVARIIRTVNSEIDPQEILDTNLFDFDRASESAGWLRELNIGPSMHTPETEEYGISSFVYSIKRPFHSERFNDWCHSMPLSIVRAKGISWCATRNNLALLLSQAGPSVTIEPISYWVASLPEARQQDILSVNPSLRENWDPQFGDRHTKLVFIGMDLNVELIKKELDECLLTEEEFHGDWHQLRDPFYWQLQAR, encoded by the coding sequence ATGAGAAAAATACCGGTAACTGTGTTAAGTGGTTATTTAGGAGCTGGAAAGACGACATTGCTGAATCATATTTTACATAATCGAAATGGACTGAAGGTTGCAGTAATTGTGAATGATATGAGCGAGGTGAATATTGATAGTGAATTAGTGCAAACAAAGGGTGGTTTTTCCCGGACAGAAGAGAAACTTGTGGAAATGTCAAATGGATGTATTTGCTGCACATTGCGTGAAGATTTGCTTGTAGAAGTGGAGAGGCTAGCGACTGAAGGCGATATTGATTATATTTTAATTGAATCATCTGGAATCAGTGAACCTATTCCGGTTGCACAAACTTTTTCTTACATAGATGAAGAGATGGGAATAGATTTAACTAAATTTTGTAAATTGGATACGATGGTAACGGTAGTTGATGCAAATCGTTTTTGGCATGATTACGAATCTGGAGACTCTTTACTTGACCGAAAAGAAGCAGTTGGGGCTGATGATGATAGAAATGTTGCCGATTTACTAATCGATCAAATAGAGTTCTGTGATGTGCTAATTCTTAACAAATGTGATTTAGTAGCAGCAGATGATTTGGATAAATTAGAACAGGTTATTAGAACGTTACAGCCAGTTGCCAGAATCATTCGTACAGTGAATAGCGAAATAGATCCACAAGAAATCCTAGATACGAACCTTTTTGATTTTGATCGAGCAAGTGAGTCTGCAGGTTGGTTACGAGAATTAAATATTGGTCCAAGCATGCATACACCAGAAACAGAGGAATACGGTATTAGCTCGTTTGTTTATTCAATTAAAAGACCGTTTCACTCGGAACGTTTTAATGATTGGTGTCATTCAATGCCACTTTCAATTGTAAGAGCGAAAGGAATATCTTGGTGTGCGACTAGAAATAATCTTGCTTTGCTGTTATCTCAAGCAGGGCCTTCAGTGACTATCGAGCCTATTTCCTACTGGGTTGCATCACTTCCAGAGGCTAGACAACAGGACATTCTCAGCGTTAATCCGTCTTTGAGAGAAAATTGGGACCCTCAATTTGGTGACAGACATACAAAGCTTGTGTTTATTGGAATGGATTTAAATGTGGAGCTTATCAAAAAGGAATTGGATGAATGTTTATTAACGGAAGAAGAGTTTCATGGAGATTGGCATCAATTAAGAGATCCATTTTATTGGCAGCTCCAAGCAAGATAG
- a CDS encoding MetQ/NlpA family ABC transporter substrate-binding protein, giving the protein MKKILITILVGLLLILGGCGKDKSTTGEDKKEITVGFGVGTYEEQFRNGILPILEDKGYDVTIKTFSQNMQVNPAMKEGSIDASVFQSTAYMNGINEELNTNMTGITFVPSAPQGLYSTNHTSLDEVKDGTTVAVPNDPVNQERAVRILEELGWIQVDENAGTTDFNLNSVKADKYDIDIKVLDPAQILVSLQDVDYGVVNGNYIASAGKKITDALKIENTPEEHRIIVSINEADKDTEWAKDLKDAYESDKFKSYMESQEKYDGFILLDAWK; this is encoded by the coding sequence ATGAAAAAAATATTAATTACTATTTTAGTCGGATTACTTCTTATTTTAGGAGGTTGTGGAAAAGACAAATCAACTACTGGAGAAGACAAGAAAGAAATAACAGTCGGTTTCGGTGTCGGGACATATGAAGAACAATTTCGTAACGGGATTCTACCGATTTTAGAGGACAAAGGATATGATGTCACGATTAAAACATTTAGCCAAAACATGCAAGTAAACCCTGCCATGAAGGAAGGCTCTATTGATGCAAGTGTATTTCAAAGTACTGCTTATATGAATGGTATCAATGAAGAACTTAATACAAACATGACTGGAATCACTTTTGTCCCGAGCGCTCCTCAAGGGTTATATTCTACTAACCATACATCATTGGATGAAGTTAAAGATGGAACGACAGTTGCTGTTCCAAATGACCCCGTAAACCAAGAGCGTGCTGTACGCATTCTTGAAGAATTAGGATGGATACAGGTTGATGAGAATGCGGGTACGACTGATTTTAATTTAAATAGTGTTAAAGCGGATAAGTATGATATTGATATTAAAGTTTTAGATCCCGCTCAAATCTTAGTTTCTTTACAGGATGTTGACTATGGAGTAGTAAATGGTAATTACATCGCAAGCGCTGGTAAAAAAATTACGGATGCCTTAAAAATTGAAAACACACCCGAAGAACATCGTATTATTGTATCCATTAATGAAGCGGATAAAGATACTGAGTGGGCTAAAGATTTAAAAGATGCCTACGAGTCTGATAAATTTAAGTCTTATATGGAATCACAAGAGAAATATGATGGATTCATTCTGTTAGATGCTTGGAAATAA
- a CDS encoding pyrroline-5-carboxylate reductase family protein: MKKIYFIGGGQMVEAIIRAIIHNKIVEEKQITVFDIDPSRLQYLAETYGIEVVFNEKSGFRDADLIIIGVRPQDDIKTIGSLIDQYADQTATILSIVAGVTLKKLESYLQNRFALARVIPNTLTDTGFGYSAATLNELADKTKIDSFLNGFGKVEYMDESLLDIFTGYGVAGPNYIYYFIESLADAGVLAGLPRDLSWKVALENMNGAVEMLKLSGKHPRQLLDINNSPGGVGINALFELNKSDFAAGLQSSVLTAVKRTSQLGGETK; the protein is encoded by the coding sequence ATGAAAAAGATATATTTTATCGGTGGAGGACAAATGGTTGAAGCAATTATTCGGGCTATTATTCATAACAAAATTGTAGAGGAGAAACAAATTACTGTTTTTGATATCGATCCTTCTCGCCTACAATATCTTGCTGAAACGTATGGAATTGAAGTGGTTTTTAATGAAAAAAGCGGCTTTAGGGATGCGGATCTCATTATTATTGGGGTAAGACCACAAGATGATATCAAAACGATTGGTAGTCTAATTGATCAATATGCCGATCAGACTGCTACCATCCTTTCCATTGTTGCTGGGGTTACATTAAAAAAACTTGAATCCTATTTACAGAACCGATTTGCCCTTGCTCGTGTTATCCCTAATACGTTAACAGATACTGGATTTGGATACAGTGCTGCTACACTAAATGAGCTTGCTGATAAAACCAAAATCGATTCATTTTTAAATGGCTTTGGTAAAGTGGAATACATGGATGAATCCTTATTAGATATATTTACTGGTTACGGGGTTGCAGGTCCAAACTATATTTATTATTTTATTGAATCATTAGCAGATGCCGGTGTTCTAGCAGGTTTGCCAAGAGACTTGTCTTGGAAAGTTGCTTTAGAAAACATGAATGGTGCAGTTGAAATGTTAAAGTTATCAGGAAAACATCCAAGACAATTATTAGATATTAATAATTCACCTGGCGGGGTTGGAATTAATGCGTTATTTGAACTAAATAAAAGTGATTTTGCTGCTGGATTACAAAGTAGTGTTTTAACTGCTGTTAAACGAACATCTCAATTAGGAGGAGAAACAAAGTGA
- a CDS encoding VOC family protein — protein sequence MTKVKWDHIVHYVNDIEEPIDLFKEKNLIAFRGGSHKQWGTYNSLSYFDLTYIEFLGIENRDLVKHVKEPNRVVKDAIQYLPEHEALSRVALRTDNIEEIAARLRDTGLTLSPIMAGKRLDSKGELIEWKMMTIDGSFQGLPYPFVIQWKGTDSERLKSLQSSGVIQDHPAGKTIIHQAIFTVSDPLAVAEHWKEIFHLNSINFSDTVATLSIGEQSFLFKKGSFNQLTEIILLTESPQLQNKSLTIGEGTYTFKSIE from the coding sequence GTGACAAAAGTAAAGTGGGATCATATTGTTCACTATGTTAACGACATAGAAGAACCAATTGATTTATTTAAAGAAAAAAACTTAATTGCTTTTAGAGGCGGATCTCATAAACAATGGGGAACCTACAACTCTCTTAGTTACTTTGATTTAACCTATATTGAATTCTTAGGAATTGAAAATAGAGATTTAGTTAAACACGTTAAAGAACCGAACAGAGTAGTAAAAGATGCTATTCAATATCTGCCTGAGCATGAAGCCCTAAGTAGAGTTGCCCTTCGTACAGATAATATAGAGGAAATAGCTGCTAGATTAAGAGATACAGGGCTCACCCTTTCCCCAATTATGGCTGGAAAACGATTAGATAGTAAGGGAGAATTAATCGAATGGAAAATGATGACGATTGACGGTTCTTTTCAAGGTTTACCTTACCCATTTGTAATCCAATGGAAAGGCACAGATTCAGAGCGTTTAAAATCACTGCAATCTTCAGGGGTTATTCAAGATCATCCTGCTGGTAAAACGATTATCCACCAAGCAATATTTACAGTATCTGATCCATTAGCTGTTGCTGAACATTGGAAAGAGATATTTCACTTAAACAGTATCAATTTTTCTGACACTGTAGCTACTCTATCGATCGGAGAACAAAGCTTTCTATTTAAGAAAGGTTCTTTCAATCAGCTAACTGAAATCATTCTTTTAACTGAATCTCCACAGCTTCAAAATAAATCACTCACGATAGGAGAAGGAACTTATACCTTTAAATCGATAGAATAA
- the rpsN gene encoding 30S ribosomal protein S14 has translation MAKKSKVVKARKRREMVEKYAEIRKELKEKGDYEALRKLPRDSSPTRLKNRCEVTGRPRGYLRKFKMSRIAFREYAHKGQLPGVKKSSW, from the coding sequence TTGGCAAAAAAATCAAAAGTAGTAAAAGCGAGAAAAAGAAGAGAAATGGTGGAGAAATATGCTGAAATTCGCAAAGAGTTGAAAGAAAAGGGCGATTATGAAGCATTAAGAAAACTACCTAGAGATTCTTCGCCGACGAGATTGAAAAATAGATGTGAAGTTACTGGAAGACCAAGAGGCTATCTCAGAAAATTTAAGATGTCTAGAATTGCTTTTCGAGAATATGCACATAAAGGACAACTACCTGGTGTGAAAAAATCTAGCTGGTGA